A region from the Biomphalaria glabrata chromosome 14, xgBioGlab47.1, whole genome shotgun sequence genome encodes:
- the LOC129922717 gene encoding uncharacterized protein LOC129922717: protein MTVITKSQGLQFYPGLVGSQRVQVLRDTGSTSVVIRANFVRSNQYTGNEIEATAFNGTVSKLPEALIHITTPFFSGHVEALVAQNLPVDLIVGNIQGVRDCTTQDLIEWNNTIEMSQECNVVVTRSMQKEKERLETEHIEHKNSDKVVQENKNDKKANHSHLQTNELEQFHSEEFKVEQKNDETLFKMFKKAQSNINPQENNDPYFKEGLLMKNSQYKNKTVEQIIVPKVYRKTIINTSHDVPFAGHMGVTKTKKRILQDFYWPGITKDVKKHISTCHICQMKSPKGNKIQAPLQTMELTEKPFQKVAVDLIGPMPIESSRNHKYILTLVDTCTRWPEAIPLVNISAIDVTRALSEIFSRTGLPEVILSDRGSQFTADITKTFMEMYNIKMKFTTPYHPQSNGLCERFNKTLKQIISKIANDNPQNWDLLLPAALFAYRESIQDTTGFSPFEMLYGANPRGPITTFKESLLKSNHDASDKKTAFQHVLNTRNIVINACEIAKEATAKANAASHRRINEHRKLRYFEPGDKVKLLLPDKKNKFFIKWQGPFTILRKVTDVDYEININNRNKVFHINMLQKYNEATDTEEEDDELEKHISCLAIIPEEKEEDMDELVVPTTTSRQTETWHAVKLDNLSSQRKKDIMNLLQEYADIFTDVPGKTTIINHEIKLTSDKPTKSRPYPLPIHYRDFLQKEINDLLEQGIIEHSNSPYAAPIVLVKRSQSSSPRMCVDFRQLNKITCLDSYPIPNPEDLMSQFSGAKYFTKLDLTRGYYQIPMTQDSKQYTAFTTAFGLFQYNYMPFGLVNASSTFNRAIHRMFGQRKDTVSYIDDICVFHNTWEDHIKGLKEIFQQLKDNGFTVKPSKVELAKSEVTFLGYKVGNNSLKTQDDIIKRILDIKIPQTKKQVRSILGLCNFYRCFIPNYASLTTLLTNLTKKGQSNTIPWSPELEETIKKIKYAFAQESILKLPDKKKRFYLATDASSSAIGACLMQEYEGILHPVFFINRKLSSAETRYSTIERECLAIVWAISKFSKYLLGAPFTLQTDHAPLAFLNSKKMSNSRLTRWSLQLMDYQFDVKTVPGKLNVFADTLSRCI, encoded by the coding sequence ATGACTGTTATCACTAAATCACAAGGACTTCAGTTTTATCCTGGATTAGTCGGTTCTCAAAGAGTACAGGTGTTACGAGACACAGGTAGCACTTCAGTTGTTATACGTGCAAATTTTGTGAGATCAAATCAATATACAGGCAATGAAATCGAAGCCACTGCTTTCAACGGCACTGTAAGTAAATTACCAGAAGCTTTGATACATATTACGACTCCATTTTTCAGTGGACATGTAGAAGCTTTAGTAGCTCAAAATCTACCTGTTGATCTCATAGTTGGTAATATACAGGGAGTGCGTGACTGTACTACACAAGATCTTATTGAATggaacaatacaatagaaatgAGTCAAGAATGCAATGTAGTAGTTACAAGGTCAatgcaaaaagaaaaggaaagactTGAAACTGAACATATTGAACACAAGAATTCTGATAAAGttgttcaagaaaataaaaatgataagaaGGCAAACCATTCGCATCTACAGACAAATGAACTTGAACAATTTCATAGCGAGGAATTTAAAGTTGAACAGAAAAATgatgaaacattatttaaaatgtttaaaaaggcTCAATCGAACATCAATCCACAAGAAAATAATGATCCTTATTTTAAAGAAGGACTACTTATGAAGAACagtcaatacaaaaataaaactgttgAGCAAATTATAGTTCCAAAAGTATACAGAAAGACCATTATTAATACAAGCCACGATGTACCGTTTGCTGGACATATGGGAGTTACCAAGACCAAGAAAAGAATACTTCAAGATTTTTACTGGCCAGGTATTACTAAAGATGTAAAGAAGCACATTAGTACCTGTCATATTTGTCAAATGAAAAGTCCAAAAGGTAACAAAATACAAGCGCCATTGCAGACAATGGAATTGACTGAGAAACCATTTCAAAAAGTAGCAGTTGACTTAATTGGTCCAATGCCAATTGAATCCAGCAGAAatcacaaatatattttaactttaGTAGACACATGTACTAGATGGCCAGAAGCTATTCCGTTAGTCAATATTTCTGCAATTGATGTTACCAGAGCTTTATCTGAAATTTTTTCAAGGACAGGGTTACCTGAAGTTATACTTTCTGACCGAGGTAGTCAGTTTACAGCAGATATAACTAAGACATTTATGGAGATGTAcaacatcaaaatgaagtttacaacacCATACCATCCTCAAAGCAACGGGCTTTGTGAACGGtttaacaaaacattgaaacaaATTATATCAAAAATAGCAAATGATAATCCGCAGAATTGGGATCTCCTTTTACCAGCTGCATTATTTGCTTATAGAGAAAGTATCCAAGACACCACAGGATTTTCTCCTTTTGAAATGTTATATGGAGCTAATCCAAGAGGTCCTATAACTACCTTCAAAGAATCACTACTTAAGTCAAACCATGATGCATCAGATAAGAAAACCGCATTTCAGCATGTTCTCAATACAAGAAATATAGTAATAAATGCATGTGAAATAGCTAAGGAAGCAACAGCCAAAGCTAATGCTGCAAGTCATAGAAGAATAAATGAACATAGAAAACTTAGGTACTTTGAACCAGGTGAcaaagttaaattattattacctgATAAGAAAAATAAGTTCTTTATTAAATGGCAGGGTCCATTTACTATTTTAAGAAAAGTCACAGATGTagattatgaaataaatatcaataacagAAACAAAGTGTTTCATATCAACATGCTACAGAAATACAACGAAGCTACTGATACAGAAGAAGAAGACGATGAACTTGAAAAACATATTTCATGCTTAGCGATTATTCCAGAAGAAAAAGAGGAGGATATGGATGAATTAGTAGTGCCAACTACAACTTCTAGACAGACTGAAACCTGGCATGCTGTCAAACTGGACAATTTATCATCACAGAGGAAAAAAGATATAATGAATCTACTCCAAGAGTATGCTGATATATTTACCGATGTTCCAGGAAAAACAACCATTATAAATCATGAAATCAAATTGACAAGTGACAAACCTACCAAGTCACGTCCATATCCACTACCTATTCATTATAGAGATTTCCTTCAGAAAGAAATCAATGATCTTTTAGAACAAGGCATAATTGAACACTCGAATTCACCTTATGCTGCTCCAATAGTGCTTGTAAAACGTTCACAGTCATCATCGCCAAGAATGTGTGTAGACTTTCgacagttaaataaaataacatgccTTGATTCATATCCAATACCTAATCCAGAGGATTTAATGTCACAGTTTTCTGGAGCTAAGTATTTTACGAAACTCGATTTGACAAGAGGATATTATCAAATACCTATGACACAGGATTCAAAACAATACACTGCTTTTACTACAGCCTTTGGCCTTTTTCAATATAATTACATGCCATTCGGTTTAGTAAATGCTAGCAGTACTTTTAACCGAGCAATTCATAGGATGTTCGGACAACGAAAAGACACAGTGTCCTATATTGACGACATATGTGTGTTTCATAATACATGGGAAGATCATATTAAAGGACTCAAAGAAATCTTCCAACAATTGAAAGACAATGGATTTACTGTAAAACCAAGCAAAGTTGAATTAGCAAAATCAGAAGTTACATTTTTAGGTTATAAAGTTGGAAACAATTCACTGAAAACACAGGACgatattattaaacgaatttTGGACATTAAAATACCTCAAACAAAAAAGCAGGTTAGAAGTATATTAGGACTTTGTAATTTTTACAGATGCTTTATTCCAAATTACGCATCACTGACAACACTTCTTACTAACCTTACGAAGAAAGGACAATCTAACACGATTCCATGGTCACCAGAATTAGAAGAGACCATAAAGAAAATTAAGTATGCTTTTGCACAAGAATCCATTTTGAAATTACCAGACAAGAAGAAGCGGTTTTATCTTGCTACAGATGCTTCCTCATCGGCAATAGGAGCATGTCTAATGCAAGAATATGAAGGCATTCTACATCCTGTATTTTTTATAAACAGAAAACTATCTTCAGCAGAGACCAGATACTCGACCATAGAGCGAGAGTGCCTGGCGATTGTCTGGGCCATTTCAAAATTTAGCAAATACCTGTTGGGAGCACCTTTTACTTTACAGACAGATCATGCACCACTGGCATTTCTCAActctaaaaaaatgtcaaatagtCGTCTGACACGATGGAGTTTGCAGTTAATGGACTATCAGTTTGATGTAAAGACTGTTCCAGGAAAATTGAATGTTTTTGCTGATACTTTGTCCAGATGTATTTAG